In Flammeovirgaceae bacterium 311, one DNA window encodes the following:
- a CDS encoding integrase catalytic protein (COG2801 Transposase and inactivated derivatives): MSENLLNHNFSATATGQVWISDITYIRTLAGWLYLTEVLDLTDRKVISWSLSETMKAKDTTIAALKMAFKKRPVVEQLIFQSDRGVQYACDEFRKELKAHPLIRQSISRKANCWDNAVAESFFKTLEKECMYGNKFENQKMAAIETFEFIEIWYNRMRLHSRLGYRTPAQMEELLNSQPLAA, from the coding sequence GTGAGTGAGAATCTTCTAAACCACAACTTCTCAGCCACTGCCACAGGTCAGGTATGGATATCAGATATCACTTACATTAGAACCCTAGCTGGTTGGCTATACCTGACTGAGGTGCTGGATTTAACAGATAGAAAAGTGATCAGTTGGTCCTTGAGTGAAACAATGAAAGCAAAAGACACAACCATAGCTGCTCTTAAAATGGCATTCAAGAAGAGGCCTGTTGTTGAGCAGCTGATCTTTCAATCTGACAGAGGTGTGCAGTATGCCTGTGATGAGTTCAGAAAAGAACTCAAGGCTCACCCTTTGATCCGCCAAAGTATAAGCCGTAAGGCCAACTGCTGGGACAATGCCGTAGCTGAAAGCTTTTTCAAGACCTTGGAAAAAGAATGTATGTACGGAAATAAATTTGAGAATCAGAAGATGGCTGCCATAGAAACCTTTGAATTCATCGAAATCTGGTACAACAGAATGAGGCTGCATTCCCGCCTGGGATATCGTACACCCGCACAAATGGAAGAACTATTAAATTCTCAACCTTTAGCAGCTTAA
- a CDS encoding beta-lactamase class C (COG1680 Beta-lactamase class C and other penicillin binding proteins), which produces MKTSYYILVGLLLYFSACQGTKDISDSGSEIEMSNSLDSLFKAEIAQQKMAGVVCLISEKGKVVYSNSLGHRNIEEGLAMELNTRFRLQSMAKPIVTLTILKLCAEGKINLDDNADKYFPQLKDKQVGVMKDGILQLVPASRPITIRHLLSHSSGLGYSWNAGEQASVYEQHETSTNFNSFEHWIESYMELPLIDQPGNGWYYGHGHAIMEYLISKVSGIPHKEYIAQEIFMPLKMDKTLYYLPKGEEKTLAQFYSLTETDQYKRTLPDSAYTGGDDLMSTVEDYYKFCTLLLNNGYLEGREFISPAYLKEMSTAAIGLNGEAI; this is translated from the coding sequence ATGAAGACATCATATTACATTTTGGTGGGCCTGTTATTATATTTCAGTGCCTGTCAGGGAACAAAAGATATTTCCGATAGTGGCAGTGAGATTGAAATGTCAAATTCTCTTGACTCCTTATTCAAAGCAGAAATAGCGCAGCAAAAGATGGCTGGTGTTGTGTGTTTGATAAGTGAGAAAGGTAAGGTTGTATATTCAAACTCCCTGGGTCATCGTAATATTGAGGAAGGACTGGCCATGGAATTGAACACCAGGTTTAGATTACAATCAATGGCAAAGCCTATTGTCACATTAACCATCCTTAAGTTATGTGCCGAGGGGAAGATTAATCTGGATGACAATGCCGATAAATATTTTCCGCAGCTGAAAGACAAGCAGGTGGGCGTTATGAAGGATGGCATATTGCAACTTGTTCCTGCTAGTCGCCCCATTACGATTCGTCATTTATTAAGCCATTCATCGGGTTTAGGTTATTCATGGAATGCAGGTGAACAGGCAAGTGTCTATGAACAACATGAAACTTCCACCAACTTTAACAGCTTTGAACACTGGATAGAGTCTTATATGGAACTACCCCTTATTGACCAACCCGGTAATGGATGGTATTATGGACATGGACACGCAATTATGGAGTATCTTATCTCCAAAGTAAGCGGTATTCCTCATAAGGAATACATAGCTCAGGAGATTTTTATGCCCCTGAAAATGGATAAAACCTTGTATTATTTACCCAAAGGGGAGGAAAAGACTTTAGCGCAATTTTATAGTTTAACAGAAACTGATCAATACAAAAGAACACTGCCTGATTCGGCTTACACAGGGGGTGATGATCTGATGTCTACTGTAGAAGATTATTATAAGTTTTGTACATTACTGCTCAACAATGGGTATTTAGAGGGCAGAGAATTTATCAGTCCTGCTTATCTCAAAGAAATGTCAACTGCCGCCATTGGCCTTAATGGTGAGGCTATTTGA
- a CDS encoding Pyridoxal-dependent decarboxylase (COG0076 Glutamate decarboxylase and related PLP-dependent proteins) — protein MDKKLDQAYDAESFRRQGHELIDILADYLASANADQQEVKAIPWEEPDKQLAYWEQDFKRPLTQPMELFRDVMVKSIHVHRKRYLGHQTTPTLPVTILASALSAALNQGMGVYEMGMVGNTLEKILTEQLAQTLGFGKEASGFVTSGGSLGNLTALLTARAANTNIWNRGNEMVQPLAVLVSEEAHYCIDRAARIMGFGAEGIIKVPVNERFQMRTGLLEQYYQQAVSAGRQVICVIGCAGTTSTGSYDNLEAIASFSQKHNLWFHVDGAHGAPAAFSPQYKHLIKGIEKADSVVVDYHKMMMTPSISTALIYKRGSDAYKTFSQQAQYLWTEQASQEWFNGGKRSFECTKPMSVLSVYTIYRTYGEDVFRENVERLYGMAARLAALIKERAYFELAYEPECNIVCFRYLAEVDLSRLNQEIRKLLVEEGRFYIVQTMLHGQLYLRVSLMNPKTGEDELLELLLKIEEKAALALVNMSRF, from the coding sequence ATGGATAAAAAGCTTGATCAGGCATACGATGCGGAATCCTTCCGCCGGCAGGGCCATGAACTTATTGATATACTTGCAGATTACCTGGCCAGCGCCAACGCAGATCAGCAGGAGGTAAAAGCCATTCCATGGGAGGAACCGGACAAGCAGCTGGCGTATTGGGAGCAAGATTTTAAAAGGCCTTTAACCCAACCGATGGAGTTGTTCCGGGACGTGATGGTAAAGTCTATACATGTGCACCGTAAGCGTTATCTAGGGCATCAGACCACCCCTACGTTACCAGTTACCATACTGGCATCTGCCCTTAGTGCCGCGCTCAATCAGGGTATGGGCGTGTATGAGATGGGCATGGTTGGCAATACCCTGGAGAAGATACTCACCGAGCAGCTGGCACAGACGCTTGGTTTTGGAAAAGAGGCTTCCGGCTTTGTTACCTCAGGAGGATCTTTGGGGAATTTAACCGCCTTACTTACCGCCAGAGCAGCCAACACCAACATCTGGAACAGGGGCAATGAAATGGTACAGCCGCTGGCTGTGCTTGTCTCAGAAGAAGCGCATTATTGCATCGATAGAGCTGCCCGGATCATGGGGTTTGGAGCAGAGGGTATCATAAAAGTACCCGTTAATGAGCGCTTTCAGATGCGTACTGGCCTGCTGGAGCAGTATTACCAGCAAGCAGTTTCAGCAGGCCGGCAGGTGATTTGTGTCATCGGATGTGCGGGTACCACCTCCACTGGATCTTATGATAATCTGGAAGCGATTGCCTCCTTCAGCCAAAAGCACAACCTCTGGTTTCATGTGGATGGTGCTCATGGAGCACCTGCGGCTTTCTCTCCTCAATACAAACATCTGATTAAAGGCATCGAGAAAGCAGACTCTGTGGTGGTAGACTATCATAAGATGATGATGACGCCCTCAATCTCTACTGCCCTGATCTATAAGCGTGGAAGCGATGCCTACAAAACCTTCTCGCAGCAGGCACAGTACCTCTGGACCGAGCAGGCCTCGCAGGAGTGGTTCAATGGGGGGAAACGCAGCTTTGAGTGTACCAAGCCCATGTCTGTTCTGAGTGTGTACACCATCTACAGGACCTATGGAGAAGACGTATTCCGGGAAAATGTAGAGCGCCTGTATGGGATGGCTGCACGCTTAGCAGCCCTCATCAAAGAAAGAGCATATTTTGAACTGGCTTATGAGCCAGAATGCAACATCGTGTGCTTTCGTTATCTGGCCGAAGTAGATCTGAGTAGGCTGAATCAGGAGATCAGAAAGCTGCTGGTTGAGGAGGGGCGTTTCTACATCGTACAGACCATGCTGCACGGGCAGCTGTATCTGCGCGTTTCTTTGATGAACCCTAAAACAGGCGAGGATGAGTTGCTGGAGTTACTGCTCAAAATAGAGGAAAAAGCAGCCCTGGCCCTGGTGAATATGTCAAGATTTTAG
- a CDS encoding xylose isomerase domain-containing protein (COG1082 Sugar phosphate isomerases/epimerases) has product MINPFQTLDKQLDQIQSWGFEFADVTDNTDGACLGAEFGFTAVASLDANPFDIRRMFESRGITITSICAHANLLDPAAPWRYGTSQIIKAVRMAAAIGVKHVITTEGDPQTGFGQSLSTEEALFTIREKLYEPLRLAGDLGVKILLEPHGHITDSVDNMEKLLNSFNSDALGVNLDTGNLWLGGGDPVEFVKRLGNKIEHVHWKDMPEEFISKRGTMFGCGMATIPLGTGVVDIKGTFEALQKAGFAGHTTLEIAGEEAVLKSRDYLKSLGA; this is encoded by the coding sequence TTGATAAATCCCTTTCAAACTCTTGATAAACAGTTAGATCAAATTCAGTCCTGGGGTTTTGAATTTGCAGATGTAACTGATAATACAGATGGGGCGTGTCTGGGGGCAGAATTTGGATTTACTGCTGTGGCAAGTCTTGATGCGAACCCTTTTGATATCAGGAGAATGTTTGAGTCAAGAGGAATTACGATCACCAGCATATGCGCCCATGCCAACCTGTTAGATCCGGCCGCTCCCTGGCGGTATGGAACTTCTCAGATTATAAAAGCAGTGCGTATGGCAGCAGCCATTGGGGTAAAACACGTGATAACAACGGAGGGAGATCCTCAAACAGGGTTTGGGCAAAGCCTGAGTACAGAGGAAGCTTTATTCACCATACGAGAAAAATTATACGAACCTTTACGACTGGCCGGTGACCTGGGGGTGAAAATTTTACTGGAGCCTCATGGACATATTACGGATTCTGTAGACAATATGGAAAAACTTCTTAATAGTTTTAATTCAGATGCCCTGGGGGTAAACCTGGATACCGGAAATCTGTGGTTGGGGGGAGGAGATCCGGTGGAATTTGTAAAACGCTTAGGGAACAAAATTGAACATGTTCACTGGAAAGATATGCCGGAAGAGTTTATTTCTAAGCGGGGTACTATGTTCGGTTGCGGTATGGCGACTATTCCCCTGGGAACCGGTGTGGTAGACATTAAAGGTACTTTTGAAGCCTTGCAGAAAGCAGGCTTTGCAGGACATACCACTCTTGAAATAGCTGGTGAAGAGGCTGTTTTGAAAAGCCGCGATTATTTAAAATCACTTGGTGCTTAA
- a CDS encoding cytochrome c class I (COG2133 Glucose/sorbosone dehydrogenases) has product MKNFSKSLFRKTVLNCALTAVVLTGFGLSSRAQEPGPAFTQESAKEEDYFKIMRLPAPEGTILEVGGLAVLPNGDLAVTTRRGDVYIVENPTSARPHFRRFASGLHEVLGLVYKNGALYCSQRGEITKLVDSDGDGRADVFETIYTFPLSGNYCEYNYLKAAPDGSFFVTCNLAFPEVEWWRPVSPVPWRGWALHIQEDGSMEPWATGMRSPAGVGMINGELFYADNQGDWIGSGGIVHVKKGAFTGHPAGLVWADRPESPLKLTQEQLFTKADPRIEKDDSGGDIKPENRVEESFVTLFEVKESFPEIQLPAVWLPHGILGISNSEILEIPAGNFGPFAGQVLVGDQGQSKIMRVFMEKVNGEYQGAAWDFRSGFQSGVLRMAWAKDGSLFVGETNRGWGSAGEASEGLQRLVWNEKVPFEMRAVRAMPDGFEIEFTKPVVMNTARDIASYAVESFSYKYHPVYGSPPVNLEKSVLKGVRVSEDGMIARIIVDNLRLNYIYNITLAGIRERDNSFSLVHPTAYYTLNNIPEGTKLSMNEVSIQNSAKVAQPKANAEHASASRNRSVGGTAAVEKGDAGKVQSKSAEKTANTKKAPDFGEIKPLLAKNTCLACHDVEKRQVGPAYVEVAKRKYSNERIVELIHQPEPENWPGYASPMPPMPQVPREEALKIAAWINSLAK; this is encoded by the coding sequence ATGAAAAATTTTTCTAAGAGCCTGTTCCGTAAAACAGTTCTGAACTGTGCGCTAACAGCTGTGGTGTTGACTGGCTTTGGCTTATCGTCGCGGGCACAGGAGCCAGGGCCGGCCTTTACTCAGGAGTCGGCCAAAGAAGAAGATTATTTTAAGATCATGAGATTGCCGGCACCGGAAGGAACCATTCTGGAAGTGGGTGGCCTGGCAGTTTTACCAAACGGAGATCTGGCAGTAACCACACGTCGTGGGGATGTTTATATTGTGGAAAACCCAACAAGCGCGCGACCCCATTTCCGGAGGTTTGCCTCAGGTTTGCATGAGGTATTGGGCTTAGTATATAAAAATGGAGCTTTATACTGTTCGCAAAGAGGTGAAATCACAAAGCTTGTGGACTCAGATGGGGATGGTAGAGCGGATGTTTTTGAAACCATTTATACATTTCCTCTCTCGGGCAACTACTGCGAATACAACTATCTGAAAGCGGCACCCGACGGATCATTCTTTGTTACCTGTAACCTGGCTTTTCCGGAAGTTGAATGGTGGCGTCCAGTCAGTCCGGTGCCATGGAGGGGCTGGGCGCTGCATATACAGGAAGATGGTAGTATGGAGCCATGGGCCACAGGTATGCGATCGCCGGCAGGAGTAGGGATGATTAACGGGGAGCTGTTTTATGCAGATAACCAGGGTGACTGGATTGGTTCAGGCGGGATTGTGCATGTGAAGAAAGGGGCTTTTACCGGACACCCCGCTGGCCTTGTATGGGCCGACCGGCCTGAGTCGCCTTTAAAACTGACACAGGAGCAACTTTTTACCAAAGCAGACCCGCGTATAGAGAAGGATGATTCCGGTGGGGATATAAAACCTGAGAATCGGGTAGAAGAAAGCTTTGTTACCCTGTTTGAGGTGAAAGAAAGTTTTCCGGAGATACAGTTACCGGCAGTATGGTTGCCTCATGGAATACTGGGAATATCAAACTCAGAGATATTAGAAATACCTGCCGGAAACTTTGGACCTTTTGCGGGTCAGGTGCTTGTGGGCGATCAGGGGCAAAGCAAAATCATGCGGGTGTTTATGGAAAAAGTAAATGGGGAATACCAGGGTGCTGCATGGGATTTTCGTAGTGGCTTTCAGTCTGGAGTCCTCCGCATGGCTTGGGCAAAAGATGGTTCTCTCTTTGTAGGAGAAACCAATCGTGGCTGGGGATCAGCCGGTGAGGCGAGTGAAGGGCTTCAGCGTTTAGTTTGGAATGAAAAGGTTCCTTTCGAAATGAGAGCGGTACGTGCCATGCCAGATGGCTTTGAGATTGAGTTTACCAAACCGGTAGTAATGAATACGGCCAGGGATATAGCCTCCTACGCTGTTGAAAGCTTCTCCTATAAGTACCACCCGGTTTATGGTAGTCCACCCGTTAATCTGGAAAAGTCCGTGCTGAAAGGAGTGAGGGTATCGGAGGATGGCATGATAGCCCGTATCATCGTGGATAACCTGCGGCTGAATTATATATATAATATTACACTTGCTGGTATTCGCGAAAGAGACAACTCATTTTCCCTGGTTCACCCTACCGCTTATTACACACTGAACAATATTCCTGAAGGAACGAAGCTGTCCATGAATGAGGTAAGCATTCAGAATTCGGCTAAGGTGGCACAGCCAAAAGCCAATGCTGAACATGCATCTGCCAGCCGGAATAGGTCTGTTGGTGGTACAGCAGCTGTTGAAAAGGGTGATGCAGGAAAGGTTCAGTCGAAGAGTGCAGAAAAGACTGCCAACACTAAAAAAGCCCCTGACTTTGGGGAAATAAAACCCCTTTTAGCAAAGAATACCTGTTTGGCTTGCCATGATGTAGAAAAGCGTCAGGTAGGCCCTGCTTATGTGGAGGTGGCAAAACGGAAATACAGTAACGAGAGGATTGTTGAGCTGATCCACCAGCCGGAGCCGGAAAACTGGCCGGGTTATGCCTCGCCTATGCCGCCTATGCCGCAGGTACCAAGAGAGGAGGCGCTCAAGATTGCTGCCTGGATAAATTCACTAGCTAAGTAA
- a CDS encoding aldo/keto reductase (COG0667 Predicted oxidoreductases (related to aryl-alcohol dehydrogenases)) → MLSRRNFISKAAITTAAATFAPALASALGAKYGSSGPALQYNPGSERALAGYRLPDNFGLGGVAAGNAFHINSNEEIENAMEAAWNGGVRYFDTSPFYGYGLSERRMGLFLYGKNREEYILSTKIGRVFEPDPNFKSNPDDIWKGKLNFKYKYDYSADGVRKSVEDSLQRLGLSSIDIVFIHDLSPDNGDMGDKWTEYFEQARKGAMPELTRMREEGIIKAWGMGVNRIDPILKAMEVADPNIMLSATQYSLIEHEDALNRLFPACEKKNVPIVSGAPFNSGFLAGKERYNYSNYIPEKHLAKRNKLAAIAKKHNVDLRTAALQFCAAPSIVTAVIPGASSAQQAAANVASMKTVIPNTFWQELKKEKLVAANAPEPKAG, encoded by the coding sequence ATGCTATCACGACGAAATTTTATATCTAAGGCTGCCATCACAACTGCAGCCGCCACATTCGCCCCTGCCCTGGCCTCGGCCTTAGGTGCTAAGTATGGGAGCAGTGGCCCAGCTCTACAGTACAATCCTGGATCTGAAAGAGCCCTGGCAGGCTACAGGCTCCCTGACAACTTCGGACTTGGAGGGGTAGCAGCAGGCAATGCTTTTCATATTAACAGCAACGAAGAGATTGAAAATGCGATGGAAGCTGCCTGGAACGGCGGCGTGCGCTATTTCGATACTTCGCCTTTCTACGGCTACGGGCTGAGCGAACGCAGGATGGGGCTTTTTCTTTATGGTAAAAACAGGGAAGAATATATTCTTTCCACCAAGATAGGCCGCGTATTTGAGCCAGATCCCAACTTCAAGAGTAATCCAGACGACATCTGGAAAGGAAAGCTCAACTTTAAGTACAAGTACGATTACTCTGCTGATGGCGTGCGCAAATCAGTAGAAGACAGCTTACAGCGCCTGGGCCTCTCGAGCATCGATATTGTGTTCATTCACGACCTTTCTCCCGATAATGGCGATATGGGAGATAAGTGGACGGAGTACTTTGAGCAGGCCCGGAAAGGTGCCATGCCCGAACTGACGCGCATGCGGGAGGAAGGCATCATCAAAGCCTGGGGTATGGGTGTAAACCGGATTGATCCGATACTAAAAGCGATGGAAGTGGCCGACCCAAACATCATGCTTTCTGCCACCCAATACTCCCTGATTGAGCACGAAGATGCCCTGAACCGGCTGTTCCCGGCCTGTGAAAAAAAGAATGTGCCTATAGTTTCTGGCGCGCCGTTCAATTCGGGTTTCCTGGCGGGAAAAGAACGCTACAACTACAGTAACTATATTCCTGAGAAGCACCTGGCCAAACGCAATAAGCTTGCTGCCATTGCCAAAAAGCATAATGTAGATTTGCGCACCGCAGCCCTGCAGTTCTGTGCAGCTCCCTCCATCGTCACAGCTGTTATTCCGGGAGCCAGCAGCGCGCAACAGGCGGCAGCCAACGTGGCGTCTATGAAAACAGTTATCCCGAACACTTTCTGGCAGGAACTAAAAAAAGAAAAATTGGTAGCAGCCAATGCGCCTGAACCCAAAGCAGGTTAA
- a CDS encoding NAD-dependent epimerase/dehydratase (COG1087 UDP-glucose 4-epimerase), with amino-acid sequence MSSKKTALVTGGNGIIGSNLAQYLIQTGNWDVIITSRSNLHYESSAKFVALDLTETDAVEAKAEELKSVTHVFFGSYVEKHNLAEQTSANLALIENLVTGIEKVAPGFEHITFIQGGKAYGAHLGIYKTPAKETDLRSFPPNFYYSQEDFLRQASQGKKWNWTALRPDIVIGFTIGNPMNLSNLIAAYASMCRELGVAMRFSGTPKAYKVAVNVTGVDVLSRSMEWAGLNENTRNEIFNITNGDVFRWEQAWKKFGAFFGVEIDEPQTFSLQEYMADKEPLWNEMVKKYKLAPYSLNQLVQWGFGDFIFNNEYDAFFDVNKARRFGFHEMQTDSIDYMLNTFQTLKDKKIIP; translated from the coding sequence ATGAGCAGCAAGAAAACAGCTTTAGTTACCGGAGGCAACGGCATTATTGGCAGTAATCTGGCCCAGTACCTCATACAAACCGGCAACTGGGATGTTATCATTACCTCCCGTTCTAACCTGCATTATGAAAGTTCTGCAAAATTTGTGGCACTGGACCTCACCGAAACCGATGCTGTAGAAGCCAAAGCAGAAGAGCTGAAGTCGGTAACGCATGTGTTTTTTGGCTCTTATGTAGAGAAGCATAACCTGGCAGAACAAACCAGCGCAAACCTTGCCCTAATAGAAAACCTCGTAACAGGCATTGAAAAGGTAGCCCCAGGCTTTGAACACATCACGTTCATCCAGGGCGGAAAAGCTTATGGTGCGCACCTGGGCATTTACAAAACGCCGGCTAAGGAAACCGACCTGCGCAGCTTCCCTCCTAACTTTTACTACAGCCAGGAAGACTTCCTGCGCCAGGCCTCGCAGGGCAAAAAGTGGAATTGGACTGCCCTGCGCCCCGACATTGTTATCGGGTTTACTATCGGGAACCCCATGAACCTCTCTAACCTGATTGCAGCCTATGCCAGCATGTGCAGGGAGTTGGGCGTAGCCATGCGTTTTTCGGGAACTCCAAAAGCATACAAGGTAGCGGTGAACGTAACCGGGGTGGACGTGTTATCCAGAAGCATGGAATGGGCAGGCCTGAACGAAAACACCCGAAACGAAATATTCAACATCACCAATGGCGATGTATTTCGGTGGGAGCAGGCCTGGAAAAAGTTCGGTGCCTTTTTCGGGGTGGAAATAGACGAGCCACAAACGTTCTCGCTGCAGGAATACATGGCCGACAAAGAACCGCTGTGGAACGAGATGGTGAAGAAATACAAGTTGGCGCCTTACTCCCTCAACCAGCTGGTGCAATGGGGCTTTGGCGACTTTATCTTCAACAATGAATACGATGCCTTCTTTGATGTGAACAAAGCCAGACGCTTTGGTTTCCACGAAATGCAAACCGACAGCATCGACTATATGCTGAACACGTTTCAGACGCTAAAGGATAAAAAGATTATTCCCTGA
- a CDS encoding integral membrane sensor signal transduction histidine kinase (COG0642 Signal transduction histidine kinase), translated as MKDRDLQVDNIVYPRNNLWSIVYNLLSNAIKYRSPERPLVVRINTYREDDAVVLRVEDNGLGLSQHQQPKLFTMFKRFHSHVEGTGIGLYMIKRIIENRGGRIEFESEENKGTTFKVYLQPLGFLQKEPSQGISFKQ; from the coding sequence TTGAAGGACAGAGACCTGCAGGTAGACAATATCGTTTATCCCAGGAACAACCTGTGGAGCATTGTATATAACCTTCTGAGCAATGCTATAAAATACCGCTCCCCGGAAAGGCCCCTGGTTGTACGCATCAACACCTACCGCGAGGATGACGCCGTAGTACTGCGGGTAGAAGATAATGGACTTGGCCTTAGCCAGCACCAACAACCAAAGCTTTTTACCATGTTCAAAAGGTTCCACTCCCATGTAGAGGGCACAGGCATTGGCCTCTACATGATCAAACGAATTATTGAAAACCGGGGAGGCAGAATAGAATTTGAAAGTGAGGAAAATAAAGGGACCACGTTCAAAGTATACCTTCAGCCCCTTGGCTTTTTACAGAAAGAACCATCTCAGGGGATTTCTTTTAAGCAGTAA
- a CDS encoding histidine kinase internal subunit (COG2972 Predicted signal transduction protein with a C-terminal ATPase domain): MEDFSIKDFLKKSENFNKVEFWAVTTFFVYGVFFFITDGLDPVSQLRASNKFLFDQAKIPYHYYENYFFPKLIRFTFLFLAFMILNFTVVPRLIRQEAVTRNMLLLFALFVLGGLVIGTTDTYIKNYLFVNFDTELAAYNSIFRTSFLYAFWLLLMLGLYSVIKYAGVYLLSNAEAIHAKHPYVTPGGLVAVVVWMIGLFVLLMVNADEDIEEVLAAWFVIVPSGILFYWYAFYSLIPSSLNKKKPFLIYIGKTILILLISFLPVSLFVLLITQCEALGFGMGMFNVAVQLLITAPLSWVIFRRQMMGKEEIYVLKTALGQSHANFDFLRSQINPHFLFNALNTIYGTAIQEKAERTSEGIEKLGDMMRFMLQENMQEKISLTREIEYLENYINLQKLRTDPNPNIRIQTQIECPPIPVQIAPMLLIPFVENAFKHGISFREPSHISITVEVRENTLYLDVYNSKHVKAENDPEKNKSGIGLSNVQQRLQLLYPGKHELMIRESGKEFFVHLTLQLS, encoded by the coding sequence ATGGAAGATTTCAGCATCAAGGATTTTCTGAAAAAGTCCGAGAATTTCAATAAGGTTGAATTCTGGGCAGTAACTACCTTCTTTGTTTATGGAGTGTTCTTCTTCATTACCGATGGACTTGATCCTGTTTCCCAGTTGAGAGCATCTAATAAGTTTTTATTCGATCAGGCAAAGATTCCTTACCATTATTACGAAAATTACTTTTTCCCCAAGCTGATTCGCTTCACCTTCTTGTTCCTGGCTTTTATGATACTGAATTTTACGGTAGTTCCCAGACTGATCCGTCAGGAGGCTGTAACCCGTAATATGCTGCTGCTCTTTGCCCTTTTTGTGCTGGGTGGACTGGTGATAGGTACTACGGATACGTATATAAAAAACTACCTCTTTGTTAATTTTGATACGGAGCTGGCTGCATACAACAGTATTTTTCGTACCAGTTTTCTGTATGCTTTCTGGCTGCTGCTGATGCTGGGCCTTTATTCGGTGATTAAGTATGCCGGTGTCTACTTGTTGTCTAATGCAGAGGCCATTCATGCAAAACACCCCTATGTAACCCCTGGGGGGCTTGTTGCCGTGGTTGTCTGGATGATTGGTTTGTTTGTATTGTTGATGGTAAATGCAGACGAGGATATCGAAGAAGTTCTTGCTGCCTGGTTCGTCATTGTACCTTCAGGGATTTTATTTTACTGGTATGCTTTTTATTCGCTTATTCCATCCTCGCTCAATAAGAAGAAGCCTTTTCTGATTTATATTGGCAAAACCATTCTTATTCTGCTTATTAGCTTTTTGCCGGTAAGCTTGTTTGTTTTACTGATCACCCAATGTGAGGCTTTAGGCTTCGGCATGGGTATGTTCAATGTAGCTGTTCAGTTGCTGATAACAGCACCCCTATCCTGGGTTATCTTTAGGCGGCAAATGATGGGAAAAGAAGAGATCTATGTTCTGAAAACAGCACTGGGCCAGTCCCATGCAAACTTCGATTTTCTTCGTTCACAAATTAATCCGCACTTCCTGTTTAATGCACTTAATACCATTTACGGAACTGCCATTCAGGAAAAAGCAGAACGCACCAGCGAAGGCATTGAAAAGTTGGGGGATATGATGCGCTTTATGCTCCAGGAAAATATGCAGGAGAAGATCTCGCTGACCCGGGAAATAGAGTATCTGGAGAATTACATCAACCTGCAAAAGCTCCGGACCGATCCAAATCCGAACATCCGTATTCAGACCCAGATTGAATGTCCGCCTATTCCTGTGCAGATAGCACCTATGCTGCTGATCCCTTTTGTAGAGAATGCTTTCAAGCATGGCATCAGCTTTCGGGAGCCTTCGCATATTAGCATTACCGTTGAGGTGCGGGAGAATACACTGTATTTAGATGTGTACAACAGCAAGCATGTAAAGGCGGAAAACGATCCGGAAAAAAATAAAAGCGGTATTGGTCTGTCGAATGTGCAGCAGCGTCTGCAGCTTTTATATCCGGGTAAGCATGAGCTGATGATACGCGAAAGTGGAAAGGAATTCTTTGTGCACCTGACCCTGCAGTTATCTTGA